The sequence below is a genomic window from Nitrososphaerota archaeon.
GGAGTTCTAAGAGTTGGAGAGGAGGTCAGGCAGATGATAGCGTCGCAGCCTCAGTTGAATGAGCTGGTGATAGGGGATTGACCGAGCAGCAGACCGTTAAGAAGCTAGACGTTACTGGAGAGATATGCCCGTGGCCCGTCATTTTCTCTACAAAAGAAATGAAGAAGATGCATTCAGGAGAGATCCTTGAGGTCATAACGGACCATATGCCTTCAACTTTGAACGTTCCAGCAGCGGCTACGAAAGAGGGACATCAAGTTTTAGGCACAGAAAGAGTTCAGGATGGAGTCTACAAGATCTCCATCAAGATAAAGTAGTAATATCAAGCTTAATATTACAGCGTTATAACAATTGTTATAATTGCCCGAGATCAAGCCCAACCTGAAGACAAAGTTCGAGGACTTTTCTGGTGCAGAAAAAGCGAAACTGAGCACTCAGGGCTTAACATTAACGATAAAATCGATAGAGCACCTTGCCAACCTGCATCATCAGCTTAGGGATCCGACATTTGAGGAGATATCTGACATAGCAGAGACGCTGACAAAATCCTGCGGAATTTACCTTGAGTTTGACAGGGCGAAGACCGGAGAGCCGAAAGACTGGATGTACATGCTAAGGATTTGCATTCCCGGCGGAGGGCCGATTACCAAAAAGCAGTGGGAGATTCTTGATGATGTAACTGACAGATACTGCACATCCGACAGGTATACAGGAATTTCAAAACCATCGTTGAGGGTAACTACGAGGCAGAACATACAGATGCACTGGGTCAAGAAGCAGAACCTTGTCGATGCTATACAGACGATTGCAAAATCAGGCTTCTATACGCTAAATGGCTGCGGTGACAATACGAGAAATGTTATGGCCTGCCCGCTGGCCCAGTTTTCTGGCATATACGATGCGAATGCTTGGGCTCGGAAGGTTGGGAAGTATTTTGTCCTTCCTACCGCCTCATACATGGAGATTTTCGAGATTGACCCAAAATACATGAGGGATTTGAACGAAAGGAGGCCTGAAGAGAGGTTCGACTATGGGACGAATCTGCTGAATAGGAAGTTCAAAATTGGATTTTCAGCTATCCACTATGACGAGCAGACGAAGAAGTATCTTCCTGATAATTGCATTGAATTGCTGACCGACGATATTGGAATTGCTCCAGTTTTAGAAGATGGAAAGGTAAGCAGGTTTCAAGTGTATATTGGAGGCTCCCAAGGAGAGAGGAATGGCTATCCTACGTTTGCAGCGCTCGGAGTTCCCTTCGGGGTCTTTGATGAGCCTGACCTGATGAATGGTTTGGATGCTATAGTCAAGGTCCATAAAGAATGGGGAGACAGGCAGAACAGGCACTGGGCGAGACTGAAGTATGTCATCTACAAGATGGGCATAGAATGGTACAGGCAGCAGGTTCGCAGTTATGGTGCAGATTTTGATGCTCCGATAGAGAACTTCGATTATGGCGATAGAAACTTGCATGAAGGTTGGATCAAATTACCTTCCAACGGATTTTGGGCTTACGGAGCGTTCATCGAAAATGGCAGAATAATTGATGGACCAAATGGGCAGCTGAAGAGCATGATTAGGTACCTGATGGAGAATTATCCTGTCGTCCTGTTCACGACTCCAAATCAGGATCTGATTTTTTCGAACATTCCTGAGGAGGAGAAGGTAAGATTTGAAAAAGATATGAAGAAATTTGGCTATGGCTTGAGAAATAACAAGCCGTATTCTAAACTAAGATTATTGTCCGGTGCCTGCGTTGGAAGGGATACCTGCAGGCTTACCTATACAGATTCGGAAAAACTCGAGCCACTTCTGATTGATGAACTTGAAGCAAAGTGGGGCAGTCTCCCTGAATCTATCGGGATAACTGGGTGTGAAAGGCAGTGCTTCAGACCCGCAACAAAGACTATAGGCTGGGTAGGTTCAGGGTTCAACCTTTACACTCTCAAGATTGGAGGAACGGAGGATGCAAGAAATCAGGGGCAGCCTCTGGTCGATCCTGATACCATGGAGATATATCTGAGAAATGTTCCTAAAAATGAGGTTGCAAAGGTAACTGATGCCCTCTTCGAATTTTATTCTGCTAACAAACTTTCTGGCGAAGATAGAGATGGAGGCATGGGCTACTTTTTCAGAAGAGTTGGCATAAAGAAAATCATAGAATATCTGAAAAGCAATCCGAAGACTACGCACCTGATGAAGCCCATGAAGAGCCCTCTCCCGCCAAGGAAGTCTAGCACCGCTATTGAGCCGTTTTAGTACTGCCTAGTACCGCATCAGTTTCTTAGGCTATCACATTTCAGGAATTATTCCGAGCTGCTACATCATCTTAAGATAGGCATCGTCGCCGCTCCAGTGCTCCTTTGCCCTGCCGTCCTTGCCGAAGCGAACAAAATCTGTGCCCATGATGTTGAACTTCTTGTTAGTTGGCTTTAAGCCCATGAACTTACCCTTGTGTGTTCCTGTATATGTGACACGTGCAGCTACCTTGTCTCCTTCTGCAATAAGATCATTGACCTTCATGGTAAGGTCGGGGAAACCCTTCTTGAACAACTTCAGCCCTGACTTGAGGCCTTTGATTCCCGGAGGCTGATCTGGGAGGGGGGCTGTGCTCAACAAAATCTTTGGCTACAAGCTTGTCCAACAGATCGAACTTTCCCTTGTTCATTACTTCCGTATAGAACTTGCGCATGGTCGCCTTATTTTTTGTAGTTGACATAATGCCCGTTCCTATCTTGAATATTTATGGCTGTCGAATTTACAGCTTCAAATTAGCAGTATATCGGCAGAAGTTCGAGGTAGCACAGAAAACGCTCCTAAGGTGCAATCTAGGAGTGTAAGAAAAAGTTCCTATCGGTCTTGTTAGCCTCCTGATTAGTGTGGGGATATACATATAGGGCGAGTTCTATCTACCATATCTGATTGGGGATGAGTGGCACCAAACCAGTTGTAGAGATCATGACTAGGGATGTGGTAACTGCAAAAGAAGATGACTCGCTACTAAATGCCCAGAAACTCAATGATAAGAAACAAGATTGCGAGGTTAGTCATAACGGATTGGCAAGGCAAGCCGATCGGTATTCTCACTGGGCGGGATGTAATCAGAGTCCTCCTTACGCGCACCTCCACAACTCCTGTCGATCAGATACCCGTTAGGGCTGCGATGACGAAGAACCCAATATCTCTGGATGCCTCTGCAAGTATGAAAAACGCTTGCAGTCTAATGATCTCAAAGAAGATAAGCTCCTTGATTGTCGTTGATGAATTCGGCAAGATATCAGGGATGGTTACGAAGTCCGATGTCTGCAAATACCTAGCCTATTTCTCAGAAACAAACATAGCGGTCAGTGACTATATGTCAAAGAAGCCCGTTACAATCGGGCCAAACCATTCTGTATTTACTGCTGCCAATATCTTGGCTGTAATGGGATTCACTCGACTGGTTGTAGTGGATGACGAAAACAGGCCGATCGGGATCGTGACCCTCACAGACCTGGTGTCTGCAGGTGCGGCCATACTTCCCTCCGTGAAGGCTACAGGTCGCTCCGCAGTAACAAAAGGGAGTTTGGTGCCCTCTGGGATGCTCCCGACCTTATTGGTCAGAAACGTCATGACACACGAGCCTTTCGTTATATCAGAGATGGAAGACATTGTAGACGCAGCAAGGTTGATGATGAAGCACAGTATCAGTGGACTACCTGTTGTAGACGAACAGGGGAAACTCTCAGGCATAATTACAAAGACAGATATCGTAAAGGCTGTGTCAGACATAAAGGAATAGACGGGTCTTCTTTCCTATTCCCGCTTAAGAATTATTAATGGAGGGTTGTTCCGTAAAAAAAGGAATGGCTCAAAAGAAGAGGTGCTCTTGGCCTGCGAACAGCCCTTTGATGGTAGAGTATCATGACAAAGAATGGGGAGTCCCTCTGCATGATGATAGGAAACTCTTCGAATTCATTGTCCTTGATGGTATGCAGGCTGGTTTAAACTGGGAGATCATCCTGAAGAAGAGGGAGAGCATGCGGAGAGCCTTCAGGAATTTTGAACCAAAACTAGTTGCAAAGTTTACTGACAGAGATGCTCAAAGGTTGCTTAATGATAGCGGCATAATAAGAAATAGGTTGAAGGTTAATGCCGCAATAACCAATGCACAGAAGTTCTTGGAGGTGCAGAAGCAATTCGGGACTTTTGACAAATACATCTGGCAGTTTGTAGGCTACAGGCCTATTGTGAACAAATTCAAGAAACTTGCAGAGTTACCTGCTAAGACTGAAGAATCTGATGCTATGAGCAAAGACTTGCAGGGCAGAGGGTTCAAGTTTGTTGGCTCAACAATATGCTACGCCTTCATGCAGGCTGCTGGGATGGTTAATGACCATACTACAGATTGCTTCCGATATAATGAAATAAATGCAATGAGCTAATACCAGAAGTATGGCTGAACTCCGCTGCTTCAAGTGCGGGAAGCTGCTTATAATTGTGCAGTTTAGGTACGATGATGAAGATGAGAAGATGCTGCCTGTTTGTGATGAACATAAAGCGGGTTCGTATGTTTACACGGGAGAATAGAATTTCTCCTATATGCCATTGGTAGTTTCAACTTCGACAATTGCCTAACTATCTTGCATAAAAACCCATATTTTATATGCATTGTTGGAAAATTCGTGCTATGTTTCCTAAGAAGAAATTCGCAAGTCTAATTGTTGCAGCTATCCTCATGACATCGTCGTTCACTTTCTTAACTGGTCAGTTAATCCCTGCAAGTGCTCAGCAACAAACTGGACCTATACCGTCTGGAGATAGAGCAGCTAGAAACTGGGAATATATCAATCATGATAGCTGGGCAACAAACTTCAGTCCCCAGAAGGATATTAACAAAGACAATGTACAACATCTTGAGCTGAAGTGGATTTTTCCAACGCCAGCAGGCTCCACGCATTTGGCTAATCAGCCCGGGAGGTCAGCTAGCGACGGTTCGACAGCACCACCTCTCATTGTTGATGGGAATGTATACTTTACGGACAGGATGAGGAATACTTGGGCGTTCGACGCTAGAACCGGTGTGCAAAAGTGGGTTAACATCTACAAATATAATTGGACAGCAGCTAGGTTGAGGGTACCCGAGACCTATGGAGGTGGAGGAGACCAGCATGCAAACCAGTACGTCAACGACATCATTTTCACCTCACAAAATCAGTGCAATGCTTATGCCATAGATGCCAAGACGGGTCAGAAGAAATTCGAGATAGAAGACATATGTCATAAAGTGGAAGGAAATGTCTATAACGTTCGTTCCGACGGCTCAGATCCAGGATATCGAGGCATAGGCCAATTTTCTGGAACCTCGCATCCGGGGGCGGTCTACAGGAAGGACAACATCTACGTTATCGGATTAACAGGTCCAGATCTAGCGGGTAGAGGTGGTAGAAGCTTTGTTGATGGCTACGACCTGAATCAGAACCCTCCTAAGCGAATATGGAGAACATTTTTACAACCACCTGGTGAAGGAGATCCTGAATGGGCTATTAAGGCATGTAACCAAGCGGTAGGAGGATGGTACTTCTCCTATAAAGCATGGTACGAGTCACAGGGAAGAGTGATGGGCATAAATTGCAAAGACGTGCCTAGAGAGAATGTAATCAATGATTGGGGAGTACCAAAGCACTACACATCTGCACTGACGAACGTCTGGGGCCAGATGGCCATGGATGAGGAGAGTGGTATCGTGTACTTAGGTACTGGAAATCAGGCAGGATTCGGCAATGTCACCTACACTCCCGGCCCAAACCTCTTCGCTGCTAGTATAATTGCGATGGACGCAAAGACTGGAAAGATAGTATGGTGGTACCAGAACGTTCCAAGAGATCAAGTGGAGGGAGATAGCGCGTGGAACAACGTACTTGCTAACATAGGAGGTAGGAAGATGCTCATAAAATTCACGACTGTCGGGCTGATATGGGGTTTAGACGCAGCTACTGGCCAACCAATATGGATATTCGAAGCGCCATTCCTGAGGAGTAGGGTAGATGCTGATGGTGTAGTAAGAGGGAGAAGTGCTTGTATTCCACGTTGTGGCGCAAACCCGAGTAACCAAGATGGTTTCTGGGTTGACATAATGAACAAGCTCGAGGTGCAGGAGAAAAAGTGGCTGAGCTATCCAGCAACCCAATTCTACACCTTACCTATTAGACCTGGTGAAGGAGATATAGCATTCAATCCGGAAACGAATACCGCTTATGCCGCCATAGCCTTAGGCTGGGATGCTACCTACACTGTAGGACCATACAAGGGGTTTGCAGGCGGAATAGGTGGTGCGCTGACTGCCGATAAGCCCAATCAACGTAAGAACACAACCATATTCGCGATAGATGCAACGACAGGAAAGGCGAAGTGGAGCTACTTCATTGATACAGTGGCGTTCAGAGGCGGAATCATTGTCAGCGGAGGGGTCGTATTCGTCCCGTCTGCAGATGGCAACTTATACATGTTAGACGCTGATAGTGGGAAGCTCATTCACAAGAGGTTCTTTGGAACAGGGCTGGTGGTTCAACCGACAATTGGAAAGGACGCCCAAGGCCGTTCGCTATTATATCTGATGAATGGGAGGGCGAGAGCCCAGATCGGTGGACTGGCCTCAGTCGACATCCCAGGTGCAATCATGGCCTTTGGTCTACCTGACAAAATCCCAGAGCCTCAAGAGGTTGCAAGAGAGGCCATAAAACAGATACCTAGGGAAGAACTGAAAGAGCTCATCAAAGAAATACCTAAAGAAGTGATACAGGAGAGTTTAGGACCAACTGACATAAGCCCAATATCGTATGCCGTAATAGGAATTGGTGCTATATTTCTCGTAATCGCTGCGGTGCTATTCAGCAGAAGAAAGAAAGTGTAGAGCCAAAAGGGGCTCTCCCTAACTTCTTTAAGTTACATATTCTGCAGAAGCATCTTCCTTCAGAGCATCAATCTGAGGCAAGCTCAATAGAGTAAAGATAGCCTTCAAAACAGCTTTGGCAGCCTTGGGCTGGTCAATTTGGGGGTTTTCAAGCTCTCCATACAATCCTATTCCTTCAATATTCTTAGTCAGAGAAACTCCAAGCATCAGGCCATTGAACCAAGTTATGCTGCTAACCTCGCTTCCAATCTCCCTTATCCCGATCCTATCAAGTTCATCCAATAAATGGGGCATGTTGGCAACTCCAAAGACCTTAGGATCATGCTCCAGCCTCTCTCTGAAATAGCCTCCAGCAGTATACACCCTCTTCAATTTGCCAGACTTTTCAGCAACATCAATGACCATATCGCACAATTGATACAGAGAAGAAACTTCCTGAGGCTGCTCCTCTCCAGTGAAAATTATCAAAGAGGCCTTTTTGCTATAATACAATCTGTACGCATTGGGATAATGAGATATCAAGCCATCTTTGCAGATCACATACGGCTTCTCAAAGTGGTAAATCTCGGCGAACATCTTTGCGTTTAAATGTTCAATCAAAAACTTTGGAACTAAACCTCCAACTCTGCCCATGTCTGGTAGCGAGGCAGCCAGAGTAACTTCATCAAACTTCGGCCTTTCATAGACCTTCAATTCCATATGTGCTATAGCGAAAGAGCACTATATTAGCACAGTATAGTACTAGAGTACTTCACTCAACGACTCATCGCAAAAATAGATGAAATAAAAATTGTCCAATCAGCATTACTCGTGCCACTTTATATACGGGAGGGGGTACCTCTTGCACAGGCACACTACAATTCTATTCTTGCTTCAATTCATAGTGTATCTGCACCAACCCGCCATCGAAGGAAACCGAATTCTCCAATTTTAACCAAACTTCCTTCTCGATATTCTTGAAGAGCGGAATCCCTCCGCCAAGAATTACAGGATGTATTGAGAGTATTATTTCATCGATCAAGTCTTTGTTCAGGAATATGGAAACTATCTCAGAGCCTCCAACCAGCCATATGCCTTTGCCTTTAGAACTGACAAGTTCCTTCATAAAGCCAACGATATCAGAAACATATCCCTTTTTCCTGCTGAAAACATACACCTTCTTTCCTTTGAACGGGTGCTTCTCAAACTCCAGAGACTTTTCATATGTCCTTATTCCCATAATCACGGTATCAACAGAATCATAGAATTCAGAATATCCATAATCCGCATCAGAAAACAGCCAATCTACTGCTCCATCCTCTCTGGCGATGTAGCCGTCAAGGCTCGAAGCTATGAAGAGTCTAACCTTTCTCATGGATCAAATAATCCTAAAGGCACAATAAATGTTTAGACTTGCGAAAGCTATCTAACAGGTCTTATGGACATCCTGAGCAACCCATTGCAAAACGCATCTAAATTGATGGTATATCTATCTGACCAGATAATACCCGTCGTATCTTTGCATGCAGGGGTTAGTCCCCTATACGGGGGAGTCATGCATGTGTGTATATTCTGGCTCTGTAGCCCCCCTCAATAGAAGCTAACCTGAGGGCCATGCATGACTAGGAATTATCAGGCAAGCGTCATTCGCCCCTTTTTAGAAAGACATATTGATAGAGAAGCGCTGCGATTACCCCTCCGACAACGGGACCGACCCAATACACCCAGTGTGAAGCCCACGCCCCAGAAATTAGTGCAGGGCCAAAACTTCTTGCAGGATTCATTGATGCTCCTGTCAGAGGAATGCCGACAAGGTGATCTAGCAGAACTGTCATGCCAATGGCAAAACCAGCCCACCCCGGTGCTGCGTTCTTTGACACCGCTACACCAAAAATTACAAAGACCAAGAAGAATGTTAGTATGATTTCAATTCCGAGTGCAGAAAACTCGCTCTTCCCTATTGCATCACCTGGAGCATGCGCTCCAAAGTTCACTTCCCTGCCCTGCGGGAGAAGGGCCACATGAGCTAGACCTCCAAGGACAGCTCCAATTAATTGGAATGCGATGTATCCAGCAGCATTTCCAACATCTATCTTCCTCAGAAGTGCCATTGGTACTGTTACGGCAGGGTTTATGTGGGCACCAGATATATGTCCAATAGCATAAATCATCAACGTGATTGCAAGGCCATGTGCGAGGCTTATCAGCAGTACGGATGACGTTGGAGAATCGAACTTGAATATTACTGCCGCACCAGTAACTGACAGGGTTCCAAAAAATACCAATGCAAATGTGGCTATTGCCTCAGCAAGCCAAGCGCGAGGATTTAGAACCATTAGGTGCAGCTGCCAAGATGATGATTATAACGATTACTACATTAATTAGAAACTTCCCTATCATAAAATTGCATGAGCGAACTACCTGCAAACTATAGCATATTTGGAGAGCATTTGGAGTTGTTAAAAAAAATACGAAAAGGAATTCTTAATCTAGGAAACGACATCGTAGAAGATGTCAGAATGCATAGGATAGTATACGGAAGAAAGACAATACTCAGAACCTTTTTGGATATGCGCCCAGCAAGAAATGGCATAGCAATTACAATCAGGAGAGGCAGAATGTACAAGAATGAGAAGAGACTTGCAGTCGATAGAGGTTTAATGTCAGAAGCGATTCTAAATAACGAAAACCTGAACGATGTTCTTGAGCTGGTGAAGGAATCCTACCTTTCAGTTTAGCTGTGGGGATATTCATCTTACTATTCGAGTCTTAGCTCTACCTCGTTGTTCCCTGCTTATGTTTAAACTCCACCTGAGAAATACTAGATAGCTTCCTTGCCTCTTTCTCCCGTTCTTATTCTTATGACATCTAGGACAGGAGAAACAAAGATTTTACCATCGCCAATGTCACCTGTGAAGGCGTTCTCCTTGATTATCTTTATGACATCGTCCAGACCTTTGTCATCTATTATGAGCTCGATCTTTGTCTTTGAAATCAAGTCGACTCTCATTTCTCTTCCGCGGAAGTTCAGAACATAGCCCTTCTGCCTTCCCCTTCCTTTTACATCGTACACAGTGATTCCTGAAAATCCCGCCTTGGTGAGCGCATTCTTTACATCGTTGAGCTTTTCTTGCCTGATTACAGCTTCAACCTTTAACATGTCATTTACTCCTAGTCTACGTATGCCTCTTCGGCATGCTGTCCCAGATCTAGTCCTACTGCCTCCTCCTCTGGCTTTACTCTCAGTCCAATAGTCTTATTTATTATGAATAGAATTACGAAGGTAACTATAATTGAGTATCCCCAAGTTGCTGCTACGCCGATAATCTGTGGAATCATCTGTGCAGCGTTACCGAAGAATAGTCCATCTGCGCCCGCTGAATTGATGGCCTTCTGGGCAAAGAGGCCTGTAGCAATGGCACCCCACGTGCCTCCTATGCCATGCACTCCCCATACATCTAGAGCGTCGTCAAAACCCTTTTTGTTCTTAAACTGGACAGCGGCGTAGCAGAATGCTCCAGCTCCTACACCTATTACTACTGAGGACAGAGGGTCCACAAAACCCGATGCTGGAGTTATGGCAACCAGCCCCGCAACTGCACCAGTACACGCACCTATGAGACTAGGATTGCCTTTATGAAGCCAGCCAATTATTAGCCAGGTGAGACCAGCGACAGCAGTTGCAGTATGTGTGACAACAAAAGCAGAAGTTGCAAGAGCCCCAGAAGCGAGGGCACTTCCTGCATTAAAACCGAACCAGCCGAACCAAAGCAGACCTGTTCCCAAAACGACAAAGGGAATATTATGAGGAAGCATGGGATCTTTTCCAAAGCCTCTGCGCTTGCCTAAATAAAGTGCGCCAACCAGAGCTGCTGCTCCAGCATTAATGTGTACAACAGTGCCTCCTGCAAAATCCAACGCACCCATACCCCTTATCCAGCCACCAACGGCCCAGACCCAATGTGCTATGGGGCTATAGACCACAGTAACCCAGAGAAGCAGAAAAATCATAAAAGCGCTAAACTTCATTCGATCTGCAATAGCCCCAATAATAAGCGCGGGAGTGATTATCGCGAACATGGCTTGGAATATCATAAAAGCCTGATGTGGAACTGTGGCTGCATATGCTTCGTTAGGTTCTAATCCAACACCGTTCAAGCCGGCCCAATCCAAATTCCCTATCAACCCTCCAACATCAGGACCGAAGGCCATTGAATAGCCGTAAAGCACCCAAGTTGTGCTTACCAAGAGCATGCATGCAAAACACTGCATAATTACAGCATTTGTATTCTTCCTGCGAACTAAACCTCCATAGAAGAAGGCAAGCCCGGGTGTCATGATAAGTACGAGTGCGGAAGAAACCAGCAACCAAGCCGTATCACCTGTATCAATCGGCACGAATTTTCACCTGTTCAATTCTTTGCTCCAAGGACAATTGTATATAAATCTATTGGCTTTATGGAAAAACGTTTGCTTTAATCTAAGCACAATAATAAGGCGTTTGTCCAATTTTATCACGACTCGGATTTATAGCTACTGTCAAGCATTCTGGTAGTAATCTTTTTATTTGTTCAACTATCACTTAATAAACTATACAAATGACTGGTACCCAAATCAATGCTCATATTTTGGCTGGCATGGTGATTGAAGAGGCTTATCGGGCTATCTATGGTGGTGAGGAGCTTATCTGTTTTATTGCAAAGATTGGTACCAGAAAAGTTGCCGAAATTACCATGGGAATTCAGGTTAAAGAGCAAATGATGAATATAAAGGGAATAAATGTTGAAAGTGAATTCAGAAAGATCGGTATTGGTAGAGCCTTGATGGACTATGCAGAAAAATTCGTCTTGTCAAAAGGTATAACGAAACTCTCGCTAAGGGTGTACAGTCATGACGAATCTCCAGAAATCATTGGAAATCTGAGAAACTGGTACGCTAAAATGGGCTATGTTCAGCAAAATGGGTATATGCTCAAGACTTTGTCTGCAACTAAGAATAGCTATTAATTCCACTGTCCCTTTTGAAGAATTAATTTGCCAGACGAAAGGAAGGCCATTATAGGCAGTAAGGGGAAAGAGTTGCAGGGGAAGAAGATAGCCCTCTGTATAACTGCAAGTGTCGCTTCGATGGAGTCTCCCAGAATTGCAAGAGAATTGATGAAACATGGTGCAGATGTTATTGCTGTATTTTCTGATCATGCTGCGAAACTAGTCAGTCCAAAGCTCATGGAATGGGCTACCGGTAACCCAGTTGTAAAAGAGATTACCAGTAGAATAGAACATGTTCAACTTGGAGGAAAGGGGAAAGATGCCGCGAATATTATTTTGATTGCCCCGTGTACAGCAAATACCATAAGCAAAATTGCAAACGGGATAAGCGATTCTACAGTCACGAATTTGGTTTCTTGTGCCATAGGCTCGAATATCCCTATTCTGATCGCCCCGGGCATGCATGAACCCATGTATGAAAACGCGATAATCAAACACAACATTGCAGAACTTGAAAAATTAGGAATTCGATTTGTAGCACCAGTTATAGAAGAAGGGAAAGCTAAGATCGCTTCTCCAGATGATATAACCGCAGCAGTAATTCAAATGCTATCAGCCAAAAATACGCTGGCAGGCACAAAATTCGTCATCACCGCGGGACCTACAATCGAGCGAATAGACCCTGTCAGAATAATCACGAACAAAAGCTCTGGGAGGATGGGTGTTGCACTTGCCGAGACTGCTATACAGAGAGGTGCGAATGTGACTCTTGTTTATGGGCCTGGAACCGTAGAGCCCCCAGCAGGGGCCAAAGTCATACGTGTGGAAAGTACTGAAGAAATGCTCTTGGCGGCAAAGAGTGAACTGAGAGATATTGATGTCTTCATAGCAGCTGGAGCACCTGCAGACTTCA
It includes:
- the coaBC gene encoding bifunctional phosphopantothenoylcysteine decarboxylase/phosphopantothenate--cysteine ligase CoaBC; translated protein: MPDERKAIIGSKGKELQGKKIALCITASVASMESPRIARELMKHGADVIAVFSDHAAKLVSPKLMEWATGNPVVKEITSRIEHVQLGGKGKDAANIILIAPCTANTISKIANGISDSTVTNLVSCAIGSNIPILIAPGMHEPMYENAIIKHNIAELEKLGIRFVAPVIEEGKAKIASPDDITAAVIQMLSAKNTLAGTKFVITAGPTIERIDPVRIITNKSSGRMGVALAETAIQRGANVTLVYGPGTVEPPAGAKVIRVESTEEMLLAAKSELRDIDVFIAAGAPADFTLEKQFSKKLASNKRIDVRLKPTQKIIDQVKKLNKDVKLVAFKAEYGIRPLQTRKRVEKLFKNSKADLIVVNDVSKKGVGFGAETNKVAIYNTAMKVKKLGLASKREIAEGIINEIVSQLKVR